Within the Nitrospirota bacterium genome, the region TTACAGGCTATGCAGTTGGAAGGATAATAGAACTCGGTGCCCATAATGTCCAGCTTATTCCGACAATAACCAAGAAGAATAGACCAGGCAATATACTCATCATAGATGCTGATCCGTCAAAAGAGAAAGCTATATCTGAATTTATGGCGAGAGAACTCGGGGTCTCTGGTTATCACCGGATAGACACCCAGCATATCTTTCATCGAGTCTCCTTTGTAGAAAGGAAGGTTCGTATAAAGTCAGGTAGCAGGTCAAAAAGTATGAGATGCACCCTCAAGATAATTGGAGAGAGCACAAAACCTCTATGTGTAGAGATAGAGCATGACTTTCTTGTTGGTATTCAGAAAGAAATAAGGAAAGAGTTTAACTCTACACTCTCACTCTCCGAATTGAGGGGAAAAATAGAAACAGGACTATCTGATTTACAGATAGAAGAGGTTACCATAGAGGTATAATTCTGTATGTGCTTGTTGCCGAACAATCCTTTTCGCTTTCTGAAGAGAATTTTTGACAAATTCATGGCTCGTTACAGGCAATTTCAAAACTCGCCCTTCGGGCTCAAACAGTTGAAATTGCTTATCTTCCTCTTCGCCAGGATTTGTTACCAAAAATTCTCTATGTCGCTCAAAGGGTTCGGCAACAGCCTCAGATTTTACACTACACAGAAAAGGAGGCGATCAGTAGTTTATGTATAACGAAAAACTGGAAAAGGTAAGAGCGGCAGTCACCATTCTTGTAGATAACTGTGTAATGGAATTGTTGCCCGGAAGTAGATTCATAAAACGATTATCCCGACCGCATAATAACTTTCTAAGCGAGCATGGTTTCTCTGCACTCATAGAGACAGACGGAAAGAGAATACTCGTTGACACAGGGCCTACAGGTATTGCCCTTGAGCATAATCTAAATCTATTAGGTCTGGATTTTGATGACATAGATATTGTTGTTCTCTCCCATGGTCACAGCGATCATACTGGTGGACTAAAGAAGGTACACGGGACAATCATAGCTCATCCCGATGCCTTTCTTCAGAAGTTTATAGTTCCAAAGAGGCATTTAAAGATAGACCTCACATGTCCTAGTATAGATCCAGAGAGGCAGGTGATAAATTTTTACACAAGACCTCTAAAATTAGCCAGAGGTGTGATCACCACAGGAGAGATTGTGCGGATTAATAAATGGGAAGAATTGGATGTATTCCGGATAAAGAGAAATGGCAAGTATCTCAAAGACAGCGTACTCGACGATCAGGCGATAATTATAAATACAAGAAAGGGATTGGTGATTGTTGCAGGATGCAGTCATGCAGGCATTATAAATACCCTTGAGCAAGCCATAAAGATAACTGGTGTTGAGAAAATTTATTGTGTAATTGGTGGACTCCACTTCATTGGTCCAGGAATTAGAAAGGTTGAAAGGACAATCAAGAAGTTAAAAAGACTGGGTGTCAAAAAGATAGTTCCACTTCATTGTACTGGCTTTGAGGGTATAAAGAGGCTTTCTGAAAAGATGAAGGATGAGTTTGAATACGCAACCGCTGGTTGTAGAATTGAATTTTAGTATTGGCTAAGATAGCATTCTGTCCAAAGAAATTCTCAAGATAGTTTTAGCAGGAGAAAATATGTCTGATAATGCAAAGAGTGGTTACAAAGGGGCAGAACAGATTATACAATGGGCTAAGTCCTATTGCGACTGGATAGAGACATGTTTTGATAGGGCTGAAAAGTTAAAACCGTGTCCTACAGGTGCCAAAGGGGCATGTTGCAAACACTGCCATATGGGTCCCTGCAGGTTTGTACATAGCAGCGAAGAGAGGGTAGAAAAGGGTGTATGCGGAGCTACACTTGCAACAGTGGCTGCAAGGAACTTTCTCAGGATGGCTATAGATGGCGCAGCAGCACATTCAGACCATGCGAGGAATATGGCTTTTACACTACTTGGAGTTGCAAATGGCGAGATAAAAGCTTTTGGAATATCTGATGTAAAAAAACTTCACAAGATTGCAAAAATCCTTGAGATAAAGTTTGAAGGAAGGGCAATAAATGAGGTA harbors:
- the larC gene encoding nickel insertion protein — protein: MMKKKGTLIFAQVDHVSGEITGYAVGRIIELGAHNVQLIPTITKKNRPGNILIIDADPSKEKAISEFMARELGVSGYHRIDTQHIFHRVSFVERKVRIKSGSRSKSMRCTLKIIGESTKPLCVEIEHDFLVGIQKEIRKEFNSTLSLSELRGKIETGLSDLQIEEVTIEV
- a CDS encoding MBL fold metallo-hydrolase, which codes for MYNEKLEKVRAAVTILVDNCVMELLPGSRFIKRLSRPHNNFLSEHGFSALIETDGKRILVDTGPTGIALEHNLNLLGLDFDDIDIVVLSHGHSDHTGGLKKVHGTIIAHPDAFLQKFIVPKRHLKIDLTCPSIDPERQVINFYTRPLKLARGVITTGEIVRINKWEELDVFRIKRNGKYLKDSVLDDQAIIINTRKGLVIVAGCSHAGIINTLEQAIKITGVEKIYCVIGGLHFIGPGIRKVERTIKKLKRLGVKKIVPLHCTGFEGIKRLSEKMKDEFEYATAGCRIEF